One window of the Brevibacterium limosum genome contains the following:
- a CDS encoding ATP-binding protein, which produces MPYSRRIIDSVLDEVFPPLSAVALEGAKGVGKTATATQRVQSVLSLNRPAQREVVEANYDHIIDIPAPVLIDEWQLVPEVWDRVRTAVDDDSRGGRFLLAGSAGVAPNARIHSGAGRIVTMTMRPLSLAERKICEPSVSLSGLLHDAELAIGGQSPIRLSQYTEEILASGFPGIRQLSARARRLQLDSYVSRIVEKELPENGIEVKRPDALRSWLSAYGAATSTDANFTQILDAATAGETDKPARNTVQSYREHLQRLFILDPLPAWIPAFNPLKRLTRTPKHHLVDPAIAARLSGVGQSGLLNGDGQRVAATTGTWLGALFESLATQSVRVYAEAAEARVGHLRTRDTDREIDLIVEGEDRRVVAIEVKLAATVGDSDVRHLNWLAEKVGDRLVNRVVITTGETAYRRPDGVAVIPLALLGP; this is translated from the coding sequence ATGCCGTACAGCAGACGAATCATTGACTCCGTTCTGGATGAGGTCTTTCCCCCTCTGTCGGCGGTCGCTCTCGAGGGTGCTAAGGGTGTGGGCAAGACGGCAACGGCGACACAGCGTGTGCAGTCTGTTCTGTCACTGAATCGGCCCGCCCAGCGAGAAGTCGTTGAGGCGAATTATGACCACATTATCGATATTCCTGCGCCGGTACTGATCGACGAATGGCAACTTGTGCCGGAGGTCTGGGATAGGGTTCGAACCGCCGTTGACGATGACTCTCGAGGCGGTCGATTCCTGCTTGCGGGATCGGCGGGCGTGGCACCGAACGCGCGAATCCATTCAGGAGCAGGGCGCATCGTCACAATGACTATGCGACCTCTGTCACTGGCAGAGCGAAAGATATGCGAACCCAGCGTTTCACTGTCGGGGCTTCTGCACGATGCAGAGCTTGCGATTGGTGGGCAATCGCCGATCCGGTTGTCGCAATACACCGAAGAGATTCTCGCTTCGGGCTTTCCGGGCATCAGACAGTTGTCGGCCAGAGCCCGCCGCCTTCAGCTCGACAGCTACGTTTCTCGGATCGTTGAAAAGGAACTGCCCGAGAACGGAATCGAGGTCAAACGACCCGACGCGCTGAGGTCGTGGTTGTCAGCCTACGGGGCCGCAACGTCGACCGATGCGAACTTCACACAGATTCTTGACGCGGCGACTGCAGGAGAAACAGACAAACCTGCGAGAAATACAGTCCAATCGTATCGAGAGCATCTGCAACGGCTCTTCATCCTCGACCCGCTGCCTGCATGGATCCCGGCATTCAATCCCCTCAAGCGGCTCACCAGAACCCCGAAACATCACCTTGTCGATCCAGCCATAGCCGCACGATTGAGCGGGGTCGGTCAAAGCGGCCTGCTCAATGGAGACGGCCAAAGAGTCGCAGCTACGACTGGCACATGGCTCGGAGCGCTGTTTGAATCGCTGGCGACTCAGAGTGTGCGGGTTTATGCGGAAGCAGCCGAAGCGCGCGTGGGACACTTGAGGACGAGGGACACCGATCGCGAAATCGACCTCATCGTCGAGGGTGAAGATCGACGCGTTGTGGCCATCGAGGTCAAACTTGCCGCAACAGTCGGCGACTCCGACGTGCGACATCTCAATTGGCTAGCAGAGAAGGTCGGGGATCGACTGGTCAACCGCGTGGTGATAACTACGGGTGAGACGGCCTACCGTCGTCCCGACGGAGTTGCGGTGATTCCGTTGGCGTTGCTCGGCCCTTGA
- a CDS encoding formate--tetrahydrofolate ligase — protein MTTDMDIALSAELDPIVDIAAGLGLDAQDIIPHGWTKAKVPIDVLDQAAESATDGRLILVTAMSPTPAGEGKTTTSIGLADGLNELARSKSEVGRAVLALREPSMGPVFGMKGGAAGGGYAQVVPMEDINLHFTGDFAAIAAANNLAATMLDNHIHFGNDLDVDPRRIHLRRVVDLNDRALRGVVVGLGGLNGGVPREDAFDIVVASEVMAVFCLATSLSDLKERLGRIVLAHSRGREPITVADIGAAGAMTALLRNALAPNLVQTLEHSPAFIHGGPFANIAHGCNSLLATKAGLALGDWTITEAGFGADLGAEKFLDIKCRTAGIWPSAVVVVATLRALKYHGGVDVADVNSPDVSAVLDGMSNLELHCRNLREIYGLTPVVCFNRFPTDTDEEMAAAISHLDGLGVAAVESTHWADGGKGALALAEAVVAAAGDGGSGDGMGSGTAGPAVDDGSVFVAGTASGDAEAPAVDPASRARFSYDLDLPLEDKIRTIAHRIYQAKDVDLPAKVKRKLRQFTDEGYGVAPVCIAKTQYSLSTDASLRGAPTDHIIEVKDVRLSAGAGFVVVIAGDIMTMPGLPREPSALKIDVTEDGNITGLF, from the coding sequence ATGACCACAGATATGGATATTGCGCTCAGCGCCGAGCTCGATCCCATCGTCGACATCGCCGCTGGGCTGGGTCTCGACGCGCAGGACATCATTCCCCACGGATGGACGAAGGCGAAGGTGCCCATCGACGTCCTCGACCAGGCGGCCGAGTCCGCCACGGACGGTCGACTCATCCTCGTCACAGCCATGAGCCCGACTCCGGCCGGCGAGGGCAAGACCACGACGAGCATCGGCCTGGCCGACGGACTCAACGAACTCGCCCGATCGAAGTCCGAGGTCGGACGGGCCGTGCTGGCACTCCGGGAGCCGAGCATGGGCCCGGTCTTCGGGATGAAGGGCGGCGCGGCCGGCGGCGGATACGCCCAAGTTGTGCCGATGGAGGACATCAATCTCCACTTCACCGGGGACTTCGCGGCCATCGCAGCGGCGAACAACCTCGCTGCGACGATGCTCGACAACCACATCCACTTCGGCAACGACCTCGACGTCGACCCGCGGCGCATCCACCTCCGCCGCGTCGTCGACCTCAACGACCGAGCGCTGCGTGGAGTCGTCGTCGGACTCGGGGGACTCAACGGGGGAGTGCCCCGCGAAGACGCCTTCGACATCGTCGTCGCCAGCGAGGTCATGGCCGTGTTCTGCCTGGCCACCTCGTTGTCCGACCTCAAGGAACGCCTGGGGAGGATCGTGCTCGCGCACAGCCGTGGGCGCGAGCCCATCACCGTGGCCGATATCGGGGCAGCCGGGGCCATGACCGCGCTGCTGCGCAACGCTCTGGCACCGAACCTCGTCCAGACCCTGGAGCACTCACCGGCATTCATCCACGGCGGACCGTTCGCCAACATCGCCCACGGCTGCAACAGCCTGCTCGCGACGAAGGCCGGGCTGGCGCTGGGCGACTGGACCATCACGGAGGCCGGGTTCGGTGCCGACCTCGGGGCCGAGAAGTTCCTCGACATCAAGTGCCGCACTGCCGGGATCTGGCCCTCGGCCGTGGTCGTCGTCGCGACCCTGCGGGCGCTGAAGTACCACGGGGGAGTCGACGTGGCCGACGTCAACTCTCCTGATGTGTCAGCGGTGCTCGACGGGATGAGCAACCTCGAACTGCACTGTCGGAACCTGCGCGAGATCTACGGGCTGACCCCGGTCGTGTGCTTCAACAGGTTCCCCACCGACACGGATGAGGAGATGGCCGCGGCGATCTCGCACCTGGACGGGTTGGGTGTTGCGGCCGTCGAGTCGACACATTGGGCCGATGGCGGCAAGGGAGCGCTCGCCCTGGCCGAAGCGGTTGTCGCGGCTGCGGGGGACGGAGGTTCCGGTGACGGCATGGGTTCCGGTACGGCCGGACCGGCCGTCGACGATGGTTCGGTCTTCGTCGCCGGCACCGCCTCCGGGGACGCCGAGGCCCCTGCCGTCGATCCCGCCTCGCGTGCGCGCTTCAGCTACGACCTCGATCTGCCGCTGGAGGACAAGATCCGCACCATCGCGCATCGGATCTACCAGGCGAAAGACGTCGACCTGCCGGCCAAGGTCAAGCGGAAGCTGCGTCAGTTCACCGATGAGGGCTACGGCGTTGCACCCGTGTGCATCGCGAAGACCCAGTACTCGCTGTCCACGGACGCGAGTCTGCGTGGGGCGCCGACCGACCACATCATCGAGGTCAAGGACGTGCGCCTCTCAGCCGGTGCCGGATTCGTCGTCGTCATCGCCGGTGACATCATGACGATGCCCGGCCTGCCGCGTGAACCTTCGGCACTGAAGATCGACGTCACGGAGGACGGAAACATCACCGGCCTCTTCTGA
- a CDS encoding NAD(P)-binding domain-containing protein, which produces MTRIGFIGVGEIASAMVEGLADCEAKSDLQFFLSPRNAERAQHLAESIESATICESNQDVVDSSDLVVLAVLPQQTEAVLGDLDIPAETTLVSAVAGVATEHLAAHLPHSPTIVRIIPLPAVRERKGVTAMYPANDAVEELQGRLGGSVTAADETMFSTLSAVTATMSAHFAFLQTITTWLVDRGWDQADADHFIRGQFVGLGTTLAETTEPINDLVAAHETPGGLNEMLNQEWMNEANRTALASALDAVFARVTKSD; this is translated from the coding sequence ATGACACGCATCGGTTTCATCGGAGTCGGAGAGATCGCCTCGGCGATGGTGGAGGGTCTTGCCGATTGCGAGGCGAAGTCTGACCTCCAGTTCTTCCTCTCTCCGCGCAATGCCGAGCGCGCACAGCACCTCGCCGAGTCCATCGAGTCCGCCACTATCTGCGAGAGCAATCAGGACGTCGTCGACAGCAGCGACCTCGTCGTCCTCGCGGTGCTGCCGCAACAGACCGAGGCAGTCCTGGGCGATCTCGATATTCCGGCCGAGACGACCCTGGTCAGCGCTGTCGCCGGCGTTGCCACGGAGCACCTCGCCGCACACCTGCCGCACTCGCCCACGATCGTGCGGATCATCCCTCTGCCCGCGGTCCGCGAGCGCAAGGGAGTCACCGCCATGTACCCGGCCAATGACGCGGTCGAGGAGCTGCAGGGCCGCCTCGGCGGGTCGGTGACCGCGGCGGACGAGACGATGTTCTCCACACTTTCGGCAGTGACGGCGACGATGTCGGCGCACTTCGCGTTCTTGCAGACGATCACCACATGGCTCGTCGACCGCGGCTGGGACCAGGCCGACGCCGATCATTTCATCCGCGGCCAGTTCGTCGGCCTCGGCACCACTCTCGCCGAGACGACCGAGCCCATCAACGACCTCGTCGCCGCCCATGAGACGCCGGGAGGACTCAACGAGATGCTCAACCAGGAGTGGATGAACGAGGCCAACCGCACCGCCCTCGCCTCAGCCCTCGACGCCGTATTCGCCCGCGTCACGAAGTCCGACTAG
- a CDS encoding MarR family winged helix-turn-helix transcriptional regulator, protein MDRADTRAADRNRSDSDPSAFTADELETWSSIATLLEWLPAALDAQMQRDSQISHFEYGILFALSRAQEETLAMKELAGFANSTLSRLSRAVARLEAKDWVTRCPDPDDGRTTIASLTEAGRTAMRAATPGHVDLVRRVVFGSLTPAQARALGKASRRITSAIREEGSWHP, encoded by the coding sequence ATGGACAGAGCCGACACTCGTGCCGCAGACCGAAACCGTTCAGACTCTGATCCGTCCGCTTTCACTGCGGACGAGCTCGAGACGTGGTCCTCGATCGCGACCTTGCTGGAGTGGCTTCCGGCCGCACTCGATGCGCAGATGCAACGCGATTCGCAGATCAGCCATTTCGAGTACGGGATTCTCTTCGCACTCTCTCGAGCGCAAGAAGAGACCTTGGCGATGAAGGAACTCGCCGGCTTTGCGAACAGCACCCTATCCCGTCTCTCACGGGCGGTCGCCCGGCTCGAAGCCAAGGATTGGGTGACCCGATGCCCGGACCCCGATGACGGTCGCACGACGATCGCGAGTCTGACAGAAGCCGGTCGCACAGCCATGCGGGCGGCCACCCCCGGACACGTTGACCTCGTGCGACGTGTGGTCTTCGGCTCCTTGACCCCGGCCCAGGCTCGTGCGCTCGGCAAAGCCAGTCGGCGCATCACCTCGGCGATCAGGGAAGAGGGCAGCTGGCACCCTTAG
- a CDS encoding SDR family NAD(P)-dependent oxidoreductase translates to MDLQLAGRTVFIPGSTQGIGFAIASLCAHEGATVILNGRNKDGVHAAVARLRDDDPTASVRGIAADFADAGKVDELLDRLGDVDVLINNVGLFDVATFTEIDDAEWTRYFEINLMSAVRLSRRLLPQMLENGWGRIIFIGTESAVDVPGDMIHYGATKAAALALSNGLAKLTRGTEVTVNTVLGGPTYSDGVAATVEQIAAAQSMSAADLRDSLVRESSLLQRFIEPSEIANLVAFLASPLSAATNGAALRADGGVLPTVV, encoded by the coding sequence ATGGATCTTCAATTGGCGGGCAGAACCGTCTTCATCCCGGGCTCGACACAAGGAATCGGCTTCGCGATCGCCTCCCTGTGCGCGCACGAAGGGGCGACGGTCATTCTCAACGGCCGCAACAAGGACGGCGTCCACGCGGCGGTCGCGCGTCTGCGCGACGACGATCCGACCGCCTCGGTGAGGGGAATCGCAGCGGACTTCGCCGACGCCGGGAAGGTCGACGAACTGCTCGACCGCCTCGGCGATGTGGACGTGCTCATCAACAATGTCGGCCTCTTCGACGTGGCGACGTTCACCGAGATCGACGACGCGGAGTGGACGCGTTACTTCGAGATCAACCTGATGAGTGCCGTTCGCCTGTCACGGCGTCTGCTCCCGCAGATGCTCGAGAACGGGTGGGGCCGCATCATCTTCATCGGCACCGAATCGGCCGTCGACGTGCCCGGGGACATGATCCACTACGGCGCGACGAAGGCCGCGGCACTGGCGTTGAGCAACGGCCTGGCAAAACTTACCCGCGGAACCGAGGTGACCGTGAATACCGTGCTCGGCGGACCGACATATTCGGACGGAGTCGCCGCCACCGTCGAGCAGATCGCCGCCGCACAATCGATGTCCGCCGCCGATCTGCGGGACTCACTCGTCCGCGAATCCTCACTGTTGCAGCGTTTCATCGAACCCAGCGAGATCGCCAACCTCGTCGCTTTTCTGGCCAGTCCGCTGTCTGCGGCGACGAACGGCGCAGCCCTGCGCGCAGACGGAGGAGTGCTGCCGACCGTGGTGTGA
- a CDS encoding response regulator transcription factor — protein MIRIAVVEDQTLMRSALISLLDLEDDITVVGEAGRGDEVSELVHRLKPDVVLLDIELPGMNGLEALEELRPSHDREPTKPTEGTGAEMPAVIIVTTFGRAGYLRRAMDAGAKGFLVKDDPVETLAESIRRVAQGEMVIDPLLAAQALSSGENPLTERESQVLLATDGGVPIVDAAEALHLSPSTVRNYLSSAIGKLGARNRAEALRNARSEGWI, from the coding sequence ATGATCAGGATCGCCGTCGTCGAGGACCAGACTCTCATGCGTTCGGCCCTTATCAGCCTGCTCGACCTCGAAGACGACATCACGGTCGTCGGTGAGGCAGGACGCGGTGACGAAGTCTCCGAATTGGTCCACAGACTCAAGCCGGATGTGGTTCTCCTCGACATCGAGCTGCCGGGGATGAATGGGCTCGAGGCGCTCGAAGAGCTGAGGCCCTCTCACGACCGTGAGCCTACGAAGCCGACTGAGGGTACGGGTGCTGAGATGCCCGCGGTCATCATCGTCACGACCTTCGGTCGAGCGGGCTATCTGAGGCGCGCGATGGACGCCGGGGCGAAAGGCTTCCTCGTCAAAGACGATCCCGTCGAGACTCTCGCCGAGTCGATCCGGCGAGTCGCTCAGGGAGAGATGGTCATCGACCCGCTGTTGGCGGCCCAGGCACTGAGTTCAGGGGAGAATCCGCTCACGGAACGAGAGAGCCAGGTACTCCTTGCGACTGATGGCGGTGTCCCTATAGTCGACGCGGCCGAGGCTCTGCATCTGTCTCCGAGCACCGTCCGCAACTACCTGTCGAGCGCGATCGGCAAGCTCGGGGCCCGCAATCGCGCCGAAGCGCTGAGAAACGCCCGCAGCGAAGGCTGGATTTGA
- a CDS encoding sensor histidine kinase translates to MTKQSISTDCDDEVTRWVARTRGPGFAMIWLPVLMLSPILTAVLDGKAVTLAIHLAIAALYVVTILVAHRGLPQRVGELCAIGLMALVVIQFIVSPGGQGFLYPLLAIAAATAIRLRAALGIVMGLAVSGSFAEGFATMSLSSALQFGFATVMAGASTYLIRCLTGTIDDLRATRRRLAGLAVVEERQRFSRDLHDLLGHTLSVIVVKAEAIRRFAESDSAVAIKHAQEIEDIGRTALADVRQAVAGYRQMRFADELSHAIETLEDAGVEVETTPLPRLDGPTDMLFAWAVREAATNILRHAHASRCTMRVTVDEAAAALEISDDGLGMGTNPVGSGLIGVRERAERLGGHVHTRSGPRGFTLTIHAPSAGDPE, encoded by the coding sequence ATGACGAAGCAATCCATTTCGACCGACTGCGACGACGAAGTCACACGGTGGGTCGCCCGAACACGCGGGCCGGGGTTCGCGATGATCTGGCTGCCGGTCCTCATGCTGTCCCCGATTCTGACAGCTGTTCTCGACGGCAAGGCCGTGACGCTGGCGATCCATCTGGCGATCGCGGCCCTCTATGTCGTCACGATCCTCGTCGCCCACCGCGGCCTGCCGCAGCGTGTGGGAGAACTCTGCGCGATCGGGCTCATGGCGCTCGTCGTCATCCAGTTCATCGTGTCTCCCGGAGGCCAAGGCTTCCTCTATCCGCTGCTCGCCATCGCGGCCGCGACAGCGATCCGCCTCCGCGCGGCACTCGGGATCGTGATGGGCCTGGCCGTCAGCGGTTCCTTCGCTGAAGGGTTCGCGACGATGTCGCTCAGCAGCGCTCTGCAGTTCGGCTTCGCCACCGTCATGGCCGGCGCCAGCACCTATCTGATCCGCTGTCTCACGGGTACGATCGACGACCTGCGCGCCACTCGCCGCCGCTTGGCCGGGCTCGCGGTGGTCGAGGAACGCCAGCGGTTCTCGAGAGACCTTCATGACCTCCTCGGTCATACCCTCTCGGTGATCGTGGTCAAGGCCGAGGCCATTCGTCGCTTCGCCGAGAGTGATTCCGCTGTCGCCATCAAGCATGCACAGGAGATCGAAGACATCGGACGCACGGCCCTGGCCGATGTCAGACAGGCGGTCGCCGGGTACCGGCAGATGCGTTTCGCCGACGAGCTGTCCCACGCGATCGAGACCCTTGAGGACGCCGGGGTCGAGGTCGAGACGACTCCGTTGCCGCGTCTCGATGGTCCCACCGACATGCTCTTCGCCTGGGCTGTCCGAGAAGCGGCGACGAATATTCTCCGCCACGCCCACGCGTCCCGATGCACGATGAGAGTCACCGTCGACGAGGCGGCCGCAGCACTCGAGATCTCCGACGACGGGCTCGGGATGGGCACGAATCCGGTGGGCTCGGGTCTGATCGGGGTGCGAGAGAGGGCAGAACGTCTGGGCGGTCACGTGCATACCCGATCGGGTCCGCGTGGTTTCACCCTCACCATTCATGCACCGAGTGCAGGAGACCCGGAATGA
- a CDS encoding DUF6069 family protein: protein MNRRNKQDAAQESAPEPAAASARATAQQPPPGRHSAPLHNTAARVAAVTLTAVFAALAVWVIAVPVAGVALVAGGLTVSPAAVALVSLGSGCAAGLSYSIMRRFRGGAVMWTITACVVLDLSMAGPLLSGATGAALVALELMHLVVGVTMVLGMRRVVPSSPGSVFDHGAAASDSDPSTALSE, encoded by the coding sequence ATGAACCGTCGCAACAAACAGGACGCAGCACAGGAATCAGCACCAGAGCCCGCAGCTGCATCCGCTCGGGCCACAGCCCAGCAACCGCCACCAGGGCGGCACTCGGCTCCCCTTCACAACACTGCGGCCCGCGTTGCCGCTGTGACTCTTACCGCGGTCTTTGCGGCACTGGCGGTGTGGGTGATCGCCGTTCCGGTTGCGGGCGTCGCGCTGGTTGCCGGCGGTTTGACAGTCTCTCCTGCGGCTGTCGCGCTCGTGTCCCTGGGCAGCGGGTGTGCAGCCGGCCTGTCCTACAGCATCATGAGGCGCTTCCGCGGCGGAGCGGTCATGTGGACCATCACCGCCTGCGTCGTCCTCGACCTGTCGATGGCCGGTCCGCTGCTGTCAGGAGCCACGGGCGCAGCCTTGGTCGCACTGGAGCTGATGCATCTGGTCGTCGGTGTCACGATGGTCCTCGGCATGCGGCGCGTCGTCCCGAGCAGCCCGGGCAGCGTCTTCGACCACGGCGCCGCGGCCTCGGATTCAGATCCGTCGACGGCGCTGTCCGAGTAA
- a CDS encoding MetQ/NlpA family ABC transporter substrate-binding protein encodes MKTKLIAIAAGAILLLSGCGLVGGGTDSVGEKDGDVTKLTVGATPVPQGDILRYVDENLAEDAGLDIEVTEYTDYTLPNKALNDGDIDANYFQHKPYLDSEIEGQGYEITGFEPINLEPFALFSKNIKDVKDLPKGAKIGINNDPANQGRALKMLEEAKVITLKDGVDAVDAKLSDVEDNPKNVKFVEADAAQLARTLEDVDASVINGNNALEAGLSPAKDGILLEKAEDNPYGNFLAVRTENKDDENIKKLDELLHSPEVKKFIEKKWADGSVLPSF; translated from the coding sequence ATGAAGACCAAGCTCATTGCGATCGCGGCCGGCGCGATTCTGCTGCTCTCGGGCTGCGGGCTCGTCGGCGGCGGCACGGATTCCGTCGGCGAGAAGGACGGCGACGTCACGAAGCTCACTGTAGGCGCGACCCCGGTGCCGCAGGGCGACATCCTGCGCTACGTGGATGAGAACCTCGCCGAGGATGCCGGCCTCGACATCGAGGTCACCGAGTACACGGACTACACGCTGCCGAACAAGGCGCTCAACGACGGCGACATCGACGCAAACTACTTCCAGCACAAGCCGTACCTCGACTCCGAGATCGAGGGCCAGGGCTACGAGATCACCGGCTTCGAGCCGATCAACCTCGAACCCTTCGCACTGTTCTCGAAGAACATCAAGGACGTGAAGGACCTGCCCAAGGGCGCGAAGATCGGCATCAACAACGACCCCGCCAACCAGGGCCGTGCGCTGAAGATGCTCGAAGAGGCAAAGGTCATCACCCTCAAGGACGGAGTGGACGCGGTCGACGCGAAGCTCTCCGACGTCGAGGACAACCCGAAGAACGTGAAGTTCGTCGAGGCCGACGCCGCGCAGCTGGCTCGCACCCTCGAAGACGTCGACGCTTCGGTGATCAACGGCAACAACGCTCTGGAGGCCGGACTGAGCCCGGCCAAGGACGGCATCCTGCTGGAGAAGGCCGAAGACAACCCGTACGGCAACTTCCTCGCCGTGCGCACGGAGAACAAGGACGACGAGAACATCAAGAAGCTCGACGAGCTGCTCCACTCCCCCGAGGTGAAGAAGTTCATCGAGAAGAAGTGGGCCGACGGCTCCGTCCTCCCCAGCTTCTGA
- a CDS encoding methionine ABC transporter permease — MNDPTWFDNPAITDQMWPATIETLLMTAWSTGLAVLFGLPLGIWLFTASKGGLNSNPVVYRVLSFIVDVTRSIPFIILIIALIPFARFVVGSALGWQATVVSLTIGAIPFYARLVENSLREVSEGKIEAALMMGASNGQVTRQVYVPEALPGLIGAATVTSVTLVSYTAMAGAVGGGGLGALAISYGYNRYQADTMIACIIVLVLIVTIIQFIGDRLARAVDHR, encoded by the coding sequence ATGAACGATCCCACCTGGTTCGACAATCCGGCGATCACCGATCAGATGTGGCCGGCCACCATCGAGACCCTGCTCATGACGGCTTGGTCGACCGGACTCGCCGTGCTCTTCGGACTGCCTTTGGGCATCTGGCTGTTCACCGCGTCGAAGGGCGGGCTGAACTCGAACCCGGTCGTCTACCGGGTGCTGTCCTTCATCGTCGACGTCACTCGCTCGATCCCCTTCATCATCCTCATCATCGCCCTCATCCCCTTCGCCCGCTTCGTCGTCGGCTCGGCGCTGGGCTGGCAGGCGACCGTGGTCTCATTGACGATCGGGGCGATCCCCTTCTACGCCCGACTGGTCGAGAACTCCCTGCGCGAGGTCTCCGAAGGCAAGATCGAAGCCGCACTGATGATGGGCGCCTCGAACGGCCAGGTCACCCGTCAGGTCTACGTGCCCGAAGCGCTGCCCGGTCTCATCGGTGCCGCCACCGTCACCTCGGTGACCCTGGTCTCCTACACGGCGATGGCCGGAGCAGTGGGCGGCGGCGGCCTCGGCGCGCTGGCGATCTCCTACGGCTACAACCGGTATCAGGCGGACACGATGATCGCCTGCATCATCGTCCTCGTCCTCATCGTCACGATCATCCAGTTCATCGGCGACCGGCTGGCCCGCGCGGTCGACCACCGCTGA
- a CDS encoding methionine ABC transporter ATP-binding protein has translation MIELRALRKVFGETVALEEIDLSVPAGEIHGIVGRSGAGKSTLIRCLTGLESPTSGTVSIAGVDLTNQSGSGLREARRSIGMVFQHVNLLDSSTALKNVAHPLRIAGVPKAERLAKARELLEFVGLGDRVDSYPAQLSGGQKQRVGIARALAAEPKVLLCDEPTSALDSTTTDQILGLIRSLRDRLGITVLIITHEMSVIREICDSVTLLADGRVARTGKLAEVIAEPGSVLAKDLVPLPPVSIDDGASRLVEVSLAGTDLPTVLTAARNAGASAEAILAGAVETIEGRQVGRLRFSVDSAERAKGLITALKADGIYAEEAA, from the coding sequence GTGATCGAACTGCGCGCACTGCGGAAGGTGTTCGGAGAGACCGTCGCCCTGGAGGAGATCGACCTCTCGGTCCCTGCCGGTGAGATCCACGGCATCGTCGGCCGCTCCGGGGCCGGCAAGTCCACGCTCATCCGCTGCCTGACCGGACTCGAGAGCCCCACCTCCGGCACCGTGTCGATAGCCGGCGTCGACCTCACGAACCAGTCCGGTTCCGGTCTGCGTGAGGCCCGCCGCAGCATCGGCATGGTCTTCCAGCACGTCAATCTCCTCGACTCGAGCACGGCGCTGAAGAACGTCGCCCACCCGCTCAGGATCGCCGGAGTGCCGAAGGCCGAACGCCTGGCCAAGGCCCGGGAGCTCCTCGAATTCGTCGGCCTCGGCGACCGCGTCGACAGCTATCCCGCTCAGCTCTCGGGCGGGCAGAAGCAGCGCGTCGGCATCGCCCGGGCCCTTGCCGCCGAACCGAAGGTGCTGCTGTGCGACGAGCCCACCTCGGCGCTGGATTCGACGACGACGGACCAGATCCTCGGTCTCATCCGCTCCCTGCGCGACCGTCTGGGCATCACCGTCCTCATCATCACCCACGAGATGTCCGTCATCCGCGAGATCTGCGACTCCGTGACGCTGCTCGCCGACGGCCGCGTGGCCAGGACCGGGAAACTCGCCGAGGTCATCGCCGAGCCCGGATCGGTGTTGGCCAAGGATCTCGTCCCCCTGCCCCCGGTCAGCATCGACGACGGGGCGAGCCGCCTCGTCGAGGTGTCCCTGGCGGGCACCGATCTGCCCACGGTGCTCACCGCCGCGCGGAACGCCGGCGCGAGCGCCGAGGCGATCCTCGCGGGAGCCGTGGAGACGATCGAGGGCCGCCAGGTCGGCCGACTGCGCTTCTCCGTGGACTCGGCCGAACGGGCGAAGGGGCTCATCACCGCCCTGAAAGCCGATGGAATCTACGCGGAGGAGGCCGCCTGA